CGTGTTGTGGGCGTTATTTCTCTACGGGACCTGATGTCGATTGATATCCAACAAAAATCCGCCGAGATACAAATGATGAATGCTTACCTGCATTACGTTCCTCCGGCGTCAGCCTGATAAAGCTCGGCACAGAATGAAAAACCCCTGGAGTGTCTCGTTCACGCCAGGGGTTTTTTGATTTTGGGAGGGGCTGAGTTAAAAAAACAGCGCTTTCTTCGGAAAGAGGCCAAAAATCCCGCCGGTATGCCAGAACAAAATACGCTCGCCTTTTTTGAAGCGCCCCTTGCGAATTTGATCCGCCAAGCCAAACATCGCTTTGCCGGTATAAACTGGATCGAGAATGATGCCTTCCAATTGCGCGACATGCTTGATCAAATCAATCTCTTCCTGACTGTTCAAACCATAGCCCTTGCCGACGTAGCCATCGATGATGCTGATGTCCTGGCTTTGCAAATTCAGGTCAAAGCCGAATCTGCGGCGCGCGCTGCGCAAAATATTCGATACGCGATTTTGAAAATAGTTGGCGTCATCGCACACATTAATGCCATGAATTTGACCGGCTATGCCCACCGCGTGTTTGCCCAGCAACATGCCGGCCAATGTTCCACCGGAGCCTACCGCGCAAATCATGTGATCGAAGGCGAGGCTTTGTGTTTTCATTTGTTCCGCAACTTCTGCCATGGCGGTGACATAACCCAACGAGCCGAGCGCGTTCGAGCCGCCTTCC
This sequence is a window from Cytophagia bacterium CHB2. Protein-coding genes within it:
- a CDS encoding D-cysteine desulfhydrase family protein — protein: MAITIPSRIIFAHLPTPLEKLQRFSGELNGPDIYIKRDDLTGMAETGNKIRKLEYLLAEARQQGGEVLITCGGAQSNHARATAVSAAKMGIKCHLVLRNSTGSDPEGNLFLDRLVGAEITFITVAEYEQVDEIMSKLADEYVAKGIKPYVIPEGGSNALGSLGYVTAMAEVAEQMKTQSLAFDHMICAVGSGGTLAGMLLGKHAVGIAGQIHGINVCDDANYFQNRVSNILRSARRRFGFDLNLQSQDISIIDGYVGKGYGLNSQEEIDLIKHVAQLEGIILDPVYTGKAMFGLADQIRKGRFKKGERILFWHTGGIFGLFPKKALFF